A region of the Mytilus edulis chromosome 11, xbMytEdul2.2, whole genome shotgun sequence genome:
tttttacATCAATTATTTATAAAGAATGAGAAAATATTATGTTTTGAGACATCACTAACAAACAATCTGCTCACCTAATACAAAGTCATTCTGTTTATTAGTTTGTTACAAAAttgtaacaaaaatatttattgtacaaacatacatgttaatataaatttatttattttgttgaaaaaatgtGGAGTCACTTTTTTCTATCTCCTCGTCTTCTGCCATCAGAGAAAATGTTTTCGGTAGTTTTTTAAACAACATCAGTAAAAAGTTAAGCGAATCGACCAGTCTGACGTGAAGCCCCGTGTCATTATCATCGATCCGTTGAATATGCGTCGGTTTCATACAGTCGCCGACCAGATACCTTAGAATGAAGTTGTTGTCATATTCTTTTAGGTTGTGGGCAATCACTTAAGCTCTGTAGTGTTTGTCTTGGAATGGCCAACGTCTGAAATAATCCGCCGATTTATATCCTTTGTAACTGTTTTTCGCTAGCCACAGGTTACGGCAAAAGGTAACATTATCTACCTGCCTTCTTTCATCTTGTCCCATTTCTTGCATCTTGTGCCACATCCTTTGCATCTCACCTCCTGACAGATACTGCAGCTTGTATGGGCTACCATAAAGTTCAGTTTGTTGGTTTTTGCCACACCCGTCCGTGCTGGAATGTTTGTTGTTCTGTCTTTGGCTACGTAATTATCTATGCATTTCACTAGAAACAAGTTGTCAAATTCGAAATCAAAGAAGATGAAAATGTGTCTTTTATTTCCTTAAGACTTCTTGTGTAACATTTGGGTACTGAATACAACGTCTGTGCAGTTTTTAAAGGCCCACTCGCTGTATTCCTGGGGATACAACCACGGCTTTCTAGAACTACGATCGACTGCTTTATAACACTTAATACTACTCGCCACTTTCTGAATTACTGTTTCTTGTGCTTAGTGTGTGACGTTTTTCTCTTCTCCTCTGGCGTCAACTTGTGGTGCTGGAAACACTCCATCGAACACCAATCCATACGAAGAAAAGAaaacatcataaaattaaaatcacGTAAACCAACATTTCACACAAGTTAATGGAAATAACATACATTATAAAGATGGGCGTATTCAACAAGTCCAAAGTCATAGTGATCTCTATTTTGAGAAGGCAATTAAACATTTGGGCTTTCCCCCTCCATCCAGATCTGAAATTATGATGGGATTATTTGGATATCCCATTTCCGCACAATTATCAATATTAAATGGTTTGTTCGCAGCAAGTCCTCCATCCTGGGACAATACATCATCATCAGAGATGATTGGGTTTTTTTGCAGATCCTAAATCATCATCTGATCCACTTTCACAATCACTGTCAGCTGCATCTGGACCCAGCGTTATGGTTTGGTTTTTGGTAATAGATTGCATTTGACCAGGAATATTTATATTGGTTTATAATTCCAACAGTAAACTAGACTAGCTATTTTAATTTCTAATCGTTTGGAAGTTGATATTTGTCATGTATTGGagctatatatatacaatatacgaCTTATGATGAGATCTTATTCCGTGATTTATGTGTTTCAGTATTTTATTAATGATAAATTGGTAGGGTTAAATATCCATCGGTGTGTATGAATGGAAAACATCTCAAACATTGTAGCTactataacccccccccccccccccccccaaaaaaaaagaagaaaaaaacttcgaattcttataaaattaataaaaaaataataaggaaGTGAATTGTCGAGGGATGGTTTGAGTGTGATGAAGCAAATCATATTCCAACATGTACAAGTACTCGGGTAgagatatcaaccaatgaaattCTGATTTGAATAGTCAACACCCTGAAAGGAAGTTACCATCCAAATACTCAAAATAGTACACCAATGAAAATGATTATAATCACTCCAACAAAAAAGATTATGCTCCCAAACCAATATAAATACAACTTCAAAAGTTAGTAATCTCAACCGCATTTAACgagagaaaaaaacccaacaaccaTGAACGTTTTGACAACCGTAACAAATATAGTTGCAATTATAAGAGTCTGTGGAACCTTTGGGACAAATAAATTTGTCTCAATAAACAGTTTTAGGATACACCTATCTTCATTTGAGGACTCCCAAGAAAAACGGATCTGGATGGTAAAGCTTCACTATGACTGTTAATGAGTATAAAGAAAGGGTGAGGGTGACCTAGACCGTCTTACCGATATTGCAAAGAGGTTCAATGTTcaagttaggtttttttttaatttattcaataatgatAATTTTGGAGGAAATGGTTAATTGTTGGGATGTTCGAGTACCTGATTACGTCCACTTGTTTTTatagcattttatttttaatttatttaataatgataattttgGAGGAAATGGTTAATTGTTGGGATGTTCGAGTACCTGATTACGTCCACTTGTTTTtatagcattttatttttatccatctgatgaattacgtttttcaactgatttttataataagTTCTCATAATGTACTGGTAACTTACTGTCTCATGTGAGGGGATGGTTGATATCTCGCCACGGTAGGTATGTGTGTACCTCtttaaagtcaggagcctgtaatttagtactGGTTGTCATTTTTTATGTTCTACATATTgtgatattcattcattttttttttttttttttttgtatttaaataagaccgttgattttctcgtttgaattgttttaagttGACATTTTgaaaccttttatagctgactgtgcgacATAAGCTTTATTCAGGTTATGGGGACCTATAGTTGCTGTAAGTttctcattggcatcataccacatcttcttttttttatatctatgtaGATTTCATGCATGTTTCTCCGAAACTGTACCCTCTCCTctcaaaatacattttatatactaGATTTTTTTCATGTATAATGTATAACAGTTACTATTTGTCGCTATATTAGATTAAAccatttgatattatattttgtagaacAGGACTGAACGTGCGTTAGAGGAGGCAGCACGAAGAGCAGCGGAGAGTGGAGAGACTTAAGCAGGACCACAAACAGAGGCATCAGTGGAGACACCCGAGACTGCTCAAATGCCTCCGATGATGAGGTATAACACTATGCAGTGAACGAAAGTATTGAaattaattaaacataatttctaaagtttataaatgtatgtagtATTGTTAAACAACAAACTTGACTTTCTATATGTACATGTTTTGGCTTAAGGGATGTTCAAGTTGATGACAATTGCTTTTTCATTCAGCAACATGTGGTCATCGTATTTAATTAGACTTTAATAGTTTGGCTTTAATTGACCTAACGTTAAGTATATGAGACCAACAGTAATGGTCACTATTTAGAACCATTTTATTTGTGGCTTTGGGCTTTTTAAAAGTAAGTACCTATTATAAACAAAATTCTTTCTAAATTAAAGTCACGTTCGTAGTCTTGTTAGGGACAGTTCAGATTGTAACTAGGCACTAAATAAAAATTAGTTCCTCTTAAGCCATTGGTTTTATAGTGCCACATATAGGGTTGTTTTGGTTGCCGTGATCCAGGGATCTTTACTCTTGTCAGAAAAGGTAAGACAAATTTTTGCAGTTTAAAAACCGTTACTTTCTCACCATAGCTGAGCAAGAGGGACAACAATTTGGGGTAGCATTTCAAAATGTTTCACATCAATTACAAGGCTTATCAATAAAGTTAGGTGCTCAAGGGTTGAATCAAATTATTCCAACATTTTCGGGTGATCAAGCTGAATTCAAAAATTGGATGAAATCAATTGAGAAATATGCTATGTTAACAAACTTGGAACAAAACGATACTAAATTGGTAGCTTATCAGTCAAGCACAAGCTCGGTAAGCGATATTATTCATAGATGGCTTAGGGACAACCCCAGGGGAACTTGGCCTCAGTTAAAAGAAGAACTAAGCGCGAGATTTGCTGAAGTGACCGACTCTCAGCATGCTTtcgaaatattaaataaattgaaacaaaaaccgACAGAAAATGTTCAGGTTTTTGCTGAACGTTTACTAACTTTGGCAGAAGAAGCGTTCAGGGGTCAAGATGGGACTCAAGCGATAATTCAGTCTCAATTGATCAATTTTTTCATAAATGGATTATCTCAGGATACGCTTAAGATGAAAATTATGCGCGAAAACCCTGACACACTGCAACGTGCAGTAACAATTGCTATGACAGAACAAAACTTAAGAAAAAAGTTTGATTTAAGGAGGAGAAAATTAACTGCTGACAAGACGGGGTATCCGGACAGACAAGAATCTATGGAAGTTGACCACTTCCGACCCGCACGTAGGTGCTATAATTGTAACAAAATTGGGCACCAATCTAAGAATTGTAGGGCTAGGAAAATGCCGCGTCAAGTCAATGCTTACGATCAAAATGACAAAGATAAGGGTAGGCCTGTTTATCAAACAGACAAACCAAGAAAAGAAAGTTTGTTGGAATTGTGGGAAGTCCGGACATATTCAAAGAAACTGTTATTCTCGACCCAACCAATCACACTATCAGGGAAACTAGGACAGTCTATAATATAATATAAGCCATCTGACTACATCATTTTATTCACCAGGGTCCAATGGCAAAGTTGAAAGGCTACATCGATTTTTGCATGACATTCTAGGAAAGAAAATACAAGACGATGCCTCAACATGGGACGTTTATCTAAATCAAACGTTAGTCGCAATTAGATTTAACAAAAATGAGTCGTCTGATTTCTCTCCTTTCTTTCTTTAATACAACAGAGATCCCGTACTTTCCGTTGATAATATTTTGCGTCCAAGACGGAAGTACGCAGGTGACGATCcccataaaattttaaaagagcaGCAAAATAAATTTTTTGTCATTGttcacaaaaatatgaaaaagtcaaaaagaaaacaaaaggaaCACGCGGATAAGTCGAGACGCGATATTGAATTTAAAGTAGGGCAAGCTGTATTTTATCGAAATCACCTCCGTAAAAGTAAGTTAGACAGTAAATGGAAACCATTTTATAGGATAATTGAACAAAGGTCACCGGTcagttttatcataaaaaatcaaCTAAACGGAACTACCACCAAAGTGCATGCCCAACATCTTAAACCTGCACCCGTAAATGAGTGGACTATTCCGAAATTAGGTCAAGCTGACAAAGATAAACAGTTAAGAAAAACTACTTATGTTGTACCCCCCGAATCATCTGATAAAGAGTCAGAAAATGAAACTGATAGCGAAAATTCTTCTATCGAAGGAGTAGAGCAAACTCGTGACAAATTGATACGAAGGTATAAAAACGAACGCGAATCTTCCTCTGGTGAAGATGATATTCCGTTAATGGAACTTACGAAAAGGGTAAAATACCGTAAGAAACGGATAAAGGCTCAATATGAAAATACGACGGACGAAGAAGACAATATTCCTTTACTTGAGCTCCAGAATAATTCGAAATCTCGGGCAATGACTTCTGAAACAAGATCTATCAGTTTAGATGCTAACTCGTCGGAAGACGAGGCAATGTCAGTAAATCATGTTATTGAAAAACCTGCGAGTAAGCGGGATGACATagccaaaaatgacaaaattttgaatatattttctgatatgtcaaaatgtttaaaagataTTCTCGAACAGTAGTTTGTTCaatctctatatatatacatgtatgtcaaggcatgttatatttataaaatactaatatatttatattactaTATTAGATGCAGTTCAGAGGAATAGACTTGGAAGGGAAGGACATGGAGGCTGTGGAACAAAAAcaggaattttatttaatttgaacaGAATTCGATTTTATATCATACTCGGGCTGAAAAGGGGATTCTTCCTTCTATTagtaaacaaatttataaaacctGTTCCCAAAAGGCCAGATTGTTCCACGAAAGTAGAATGATGGGGACTATTTTTAGGGATTCTTATAAAACCTTTTTCGACAGTTCCCACCATGACCGGTTATTAATTCCTTCTTTAGTTAAAGAGGTAGTAGAAATTGTGGTAGAAAGAACCAGAAACAAGGGTTTCTTTTATTTACATACTCTTAGATTACCAAATAAGGTATAACAGGGCGATTGTATTCTGCCCTGAGTTCATGGCCGAAATTGGGGGAGAAATACGAAATGATCTTTTGTGGTTGTACCACGAGAGTTAACGTGTACATCAACTAATTTTTATTCAGTGCCTAGTTACAATCTGAACTGTCTTGTTAGGGACAGTTCTTTAATACAACTACGAACGTGACTTTAATTTAGAAAGAATTTTGTTTATGATCGGTACTTACTTTTAAAAAGCCCAAAGCCACAAATAAAATGGTTCTAAATAGTGACCATTACCTTTGGTATCATATACTTAACGTTAGGTCAATTAAAGCCAAACTATTAAAGTCTAATTAAATACGATGATCACATGTTGCTGAATGAAAAAGCAATTGTCATCAACTTGAACATTACTTAAGCCAAAACATGTACATAGAGAAAGTCACGTTTGTAGTTtaacaataatacatacatttataaactttagaaattatgtttaataatttcaatactttcgaTCACTGAATAGTGTTACATACCCCCCAATGTTCTAGAAATATAGCATAAATTTCTTTGCTGCAAATATAACACTACAAGAATCGAAAGATACCTAAAATAAAGAATCAATACACAAATAAAGGCCAGAGTactataccgatgttcaaactcataaatccatggacaaaaaacaaaatcggggtaacaaactaaaactgagggaaacgcattaaatataagaggaaaacaacgacacaacactacaatgtaacacacacagaaacggaccaagcaacagacaaaatcccacgagaaaaacaaatataacatcaaaaccaaatacatgaatttgggatagacaagtaccgtgacacgtcttatcgcaatgtgaatttacactcaaaaataagagcaaacaaacgacgcaacgttaaaatgtaacacatacagaaacgaactataatataacaatggccatattcctgacttggtattcCTGACAAAacctgaaataaaacataaatatatatattgtataaaacaatcaATTGATACATTTTACATAATTGTTCAATTTATTGTCAAAAGTTCTAGGCTATCATTCTCCATCTATCATTCTCGTCTACCATTTCTCTGTCCACCATTCGCCGTCCACTTACAAGGTCTTCttattgaaataaaagataaattcCAAAATATTTAGAATTGACTAACGATCCAAAAGAAAACCTGTGGTTCTTTTATAGGTTCTTGACATGTTCCACTATCCTGTATGACAGTAGAATATTAGTTGTCATTTCAATACCCCTTCTCGattcaaataataaatttgaaatttatcagGCATTTAATTTACCAATGCCCATGCAAAAGAATTATACAAGTATAGGTATGGTTGCAAAATACGATTGGGGTGTAGAATACTTTGCAGTTAATGCAGAAAGGTCAAACTGTACAATTTTGTTCACAAATTGGAATTTTGTGAACGTAGTTACACTTACCTGATATCCTTACATTATGGATTATCTTTCCGGTATTTGGTCACATCTCGCTCAAAACGCTTGACTGATCAAGAATTCAAACCTCTCTGTGAACCAGTCCAAGCGTGAGAACCCCTCCAGTATTCTCCGGCGAAATCCAAACAGATTGCCAAAAGAATTACTAATGGGGAGGAGGTGGGTAGTATATCAGGTAAGTGTAACTACGTTCACAAAATTCCAATTTGTGaacaaaattgtacaattttaatATTACTCGTTACACTTACCTGATATCCTTACATAAAGATATCATTAGATTCCAAAGCAGTACCAACTCAAGCGGTGGACtgtaattattttgttcaaataatGTACACTATATTACACTATATACAAAGTCTAAATAAATGTCTTTCATCTCACACACAAAGGTTTAAAAACTTGCATCGCATCTCGTCGGATAATGAATAGTTCCCACACTGTACAAACTATATTACAAGTTAAAAACTGTAcacatttttcttctttttaatattttatgtatttttcttctttttttttttttcttttttttacttcgATAAAACATGAGGGTCTATGTGACGTAAGTAAAATTTGGTGAATGTGGATTCCCTGCTCCAATCAGCAGCTTCCATAATGTTCTTCATTGATGCACCTTTATAAAGAGCACAAGAAGGACCAATAGCTCTTGTCGAATGAGCTTTAACTGATTTCTTTTTGTCGTTATATGCCATCTGAATGGTACTCACAATCCATGATGAAATTGTTTGACTTGAAATTGGCCTATGTGGATTGCTTATTGCTAAAAATAATTTACTATCGTGTCTGTTCTCACCACGAAAATTGTCAGTGCTCTTTAAATAGTAAGTTAATGCCCTTTTAGGGTCAAGAAGCTTTTTTGCATCAAAAGCAGGTACAAAAATCTTAGCACCAAAATGTCCAGGACGGTCTTGTTTTGACAATCCTTCTCTAATAAAATAAACTCCTCTGCTATGTACAGAAATATTTCCATCTCCCAAACGTAAGGCCTGTAAATCACTGCAACGCCTGAAAGTAGTGATGGCAATTAAAAATATAGTTTTCCAAGTGATAAActtgagttcagcctttttcatTGGTTCAAAAGGCTTTTTCTTTAACATCTCAAGTATTTTATCTAAATTCCATTCAGGAAGTAGTTTGACCCTTGGAGGCCTTGAATTGAAAACACCCTTCAATAAACGAATAATGTATGGGTGTTGACCTACTGGTATTTTTTCGACTGGTGGTAAAACACTTGATAACATAGATCTGTAGCCCCCTATTTTACTATACTGGAGACCACTGGTATACAGACTTGTAAGAAAATCTGCAGTTTCTGTTAAAGAGGCAGACTAGGGATCAATTTCCCTTTAATTACACCAGCCACAGAATTTTTTGAACTTACTAGAATAGTCTTTTTGAGTTCCTGTTCTCCAAGAAGCTGACATGAGTTGTCTAGTTTCTTTAGAAAAGCCTCTCTTTTTGAAAATTCTGTTGATAGAGGCCATGCAACCAGACTGAATATTTCTGGGCTTGGATGGTATATTTTTGTTCTTGGCTGATGTAGTAGATTTTTTTGAACTGGTATTTTTATGGGATAATGTGATATCATTTTTAGCAGTTCTGGGTACCAGTGTCGCCTTGGCCAATGAGGAGCTACTAGAATTATCTGGCAATTGTATCGATTCATGTGTTGAAGCACTTTCGGTACTAGACAGATCGGAGGAAATGCATACCCGACTACATTGTCCCATGGTATGGATAGAGCATCTATTGCATATGCTTCCGGGTGTGGAAACCacgaacaaaatattttcactttgCGATTTTCCGCTGACGCAAACAAATCTATCATTGGTCTGCCTAACCTGACAAAAATTTGTTGAGCTACAGTCTCCTGAAGAGACCACTCTGTGTGTCTTATTTTTGTCCGTGATAGAAGATCTGCTAACACATTCGCTTTGCCTGCTATATGTGCTGCTTTTATCTGAATTTTGTGTTCTATTAGGAGTTTCAACAAATCCCAAGTTTTTTTACAAAGCTGAATTGATTTGGTACCCCCCTGTTTGTTTATGTATTGTACAACTGTCGAGTTGTCGCATCGCAGAAGTACATTTTTCCCTTTCAACTGAGGaagaaaatgttgtattgtttTCAGTACAGCTTCTAACTCCAGACAATTGATATGTTGCGTTTTCTGTATTTCTGACCAAGTCCCTTGGACTATCTGGGAATCCATGTGACCACCCCAACCGTTCGATGTAGAAGCATCTGTTGTTATGGTCACATGAGTTTCCCAGTGTTGTAAAGATCTGCCATTAGTAGTGTTGGCTGTATCTGACCACCAAATCAGATGAGATTTTAGATATTGTGTAATTGGAACATTCAGTTCCAGATTTTGAGAAGTGGGGCGCCAATGACTCAGCAAATAAATTTGAATTGGTCTCATATGAAGTCTTGCATAGGGAATCATCTCTATGCAAGAAGCCATAATTCCGAGTAGATGTAAAAATTCTCTGGCTGTTGCatgttttttcaatttcatttctttgactgttttttgtaatttcaacACTCTTTCTTGTGTTGGCATTACTATTACTAAATCCAGATGGAATAATGCAcctatatatgttattttctgtGTTGGAGTTAAATAggattttttaagatttattatGAAACCCACTTTACCAGAAGATTCAACACTATCTCTCGATCCTGGACTAACATGAGAGATGATTGATTTACTAGAAAACAGTCGTCCAGGTATACTACTAGTCTGATGCCTTGTGCTCGTAAATGTGCAGCTACTACCGATACTACTTTGGTAAAAACTCGAGGAGCTGATGTTGGACCAAACGGTAGAGCTGAAAATTGTAAGCAAgggctgttttttacacaaaacctCAGATACTGTCTGTGTTTTTGAAATACAGGGATATGCATATATGCGTCCTTTAGATCGAGAGATATTGCCCAATCCCCTTGTTTTACTACATTCAAAACTGTTGATAGAGAGTCCATTTTGAAGTGTTGTTTTCGGAGATAACTGTTGAGGGGCTTTAAATTTATTACGAGTCTCATGTCCCCTGTTTTTTTCGGAACTAGGAAAAATGTGCTGTAGAAACCGTTTAGAATGTCCGCTTGCGGAACATATTCTACAGCGCTTTTTTCCATAGGTTCTTTTACTTCTAAatgtaaaatttctaaatcttttgCAGGAACAGAAGTTATTTTTACTCCTGTTTTTGGAGGAAACTGTTGAAATTCCAGTTTTTAGCCCtcttttataattgataaaaccCACTGATCGTTTGTTATTGTTGTCCATTCTTTTAGAAATAGGCTTAAACGACCCCCTACAGGTATCTCTGGAAGCAACATTTTCACATGAAAGTTGCTTACCTTGTTCTGATAGTCATTTCTGTTGTTGCCCTTTTGCATGAAATGGGTTGTTAAAGCGACGAAAATTGTTTGTTGTACCAGAACTCTTGTCGTCTTTATCTGGTCTTGTTCCTGTACTAGTTCTTTGTACTGTACGCTGTGTACCAGATTTTGCACCTGTGAATGTAGAACCTTGTGCATTGTCAAATTTTGGTTTCTTAGACCAATCATTGGAAAATTGATTGCCTGTAGCTTTCCTTTTCACTGAAAAAGTTTTATTCACATGTAATTCAGGCAGTAActcttttaattgtttatttttgtcaacCCTGTCTTTAAGAGTTTGTTCCATATTGTCACCAATGACACCTGACTTTGTCAAAGGTAACGACACAAGTGGATGCTTAAGCTCTTTAATATCATTAAGACCTGTGTCATCTAAAGTAGCTTTTCTACGAATTAAGTGGTGAAATGCACCAGCCCGTGCCACTTGGTCCAAAGATTTTGTAGACATTGCAAATATGTCTCTTACTAGTTGGATAGATTTATCCAAATTAACTTCATTTTCTGACAAAGTATTTAACAAATTGCCCAAAGCTTGTTGGGTGTATGCTGTAGTAATTATCCCCATGCGTGCAGCTACCTGGCCTTGATATGCCAACTTTTCAAGGGATTTTAAACAAGGATTGTATAAATTGCTTTTCTGGCTTACTGCATAAGCTTTAGCACCATGTTTTTTCACTAATAAATCAGTTACCGTATTATCTAGACTAGGTACTTCTAAAATATCACTAGTTTTCTCGTGAACAGGAAAACTGTGTCTATACTCATCATTATAGGCTGTCAACCTTTCTGGATTTTTACACCTCTACGAACCAGATAAAATATCGATTTGACTTTTGTCAAGAATAAGACC
Encoded here:
- the LOC139494632 gene encoding uncharacterized protein, yielding MPTQERVLKLQKTVKEMKLKKHATAREFLHLLGIMASCIEMIPYARLHMRPIQIYLLSHWRPTSQNLELNVPITQYLKSHLIWWSDTANTTNGRSLQHWETHVTITTDASTSNGWGGHMDSQIVQGTWSEIQKTQHINCLELEAVLKTIQHFLPQLKGKNVLLRCDNSTVVQYINKQGGTKSIQLCKKTWDLLKLLIEHKIQIKAAHIAGKANVLADLLSRTKIRHTEWSLQETVAQQIFVRLGRPMIDLFASAENRKVKIFCSWFPHPEAYAIDALSIPWDNVVGYAFPPICLVPKVLQHMNRYNCQIILVAPHWPRRHWYPELLKMISHYPIKIPVQKNLLHQPRTKIYHPSPEIFSLVAWPLSTEFSKREAFLKKLDNSCQLLGEQELKKTILVSSKNSVAGVIKGKLIPSLPL